A genomic segment from Bacteroidales bacterium encodes:
- a CDS encoding alanine dehydrogenase, with the protein MFRPIGTMQEQGNIYNFSGAEGLMPKEETLEVAQRKSRIRIGVPKEIHYQEKRIPLVPQGVGLLVASGHEVVIEADAGKAANFSNEQYGDAGAHIVYSPEEVFKTDIILKIAPPSLAETELLTSRQTLISALHLAGQSFDYFRMLMNRKMVAIAFEYIMDKTHTYPVLRTTSEIVGNAAIMIAAGYLADTRNGTGCMLGGFSGIAPTEVVVLGAGTVGEYAARAALGLGASVKVFDNSVYRLRRIQNDLSTRIFTSILQPGILLSSLKRADIVIGAMHSPEGRAPIVVSEDMVQKMKRGAVIVDVSIDQGGCVETSRVTSHNEPVFRKHDITHYCVPNIASSVPHTASYALSNYFAPTLLRLGEAGNIVNLLKADKDFRQGVYLIGGTLTKSIISDQFHLPFQDIDLLMAAFH; encoded by the coding sequence GAACAGGGAAACATTTACAATTTTTCCGGTGCGGAAGGGTTGATGCCGAAGGAGGAGACCCTGGAGGTCGCTCAGCGGAAAAGCCGCATCCGGATTGGCGTTCCGAAAGAAATTCACTATCAGGAGAAACGGATCCCCCTGGTACCGCAGGGTGTCGGTCTTCTGGTGGCCAGTGGTCACGAAGTCGTGATCGAAGCCGACGCGGGCAAGGCCGCCAACTTTTCCAATGAGCAATATGGCGACGCAGGCGCTCATATCGTTTATTCCCCGGAAGAGGTCTTTAAAACGGATATCATCCTAAAAATAGCTCCTCCCTCCCTTGCCGAGACAGAGCTGCTCACCTCACGCCAGACCCTGATCTCTGCGCTGCATCTGGCCGGGCAGTCGTTTGACTATTTCAGGATGCTGATGAACAGGAAGATGGTGGCCATAGCCTTTGAGTACATCATGGACAAAACCCATACGTATCCGGTTCTGCGCACCACCAGTGAGATCGTTGGGAATGCTGCCATCATGATCGCCGCGGGCTACCTGGCAGACACCAGGAACGGAACCGGTTGCATGCTGGGTGGTTTCTCGGGAATTGCACCCACCGAAGTGGTCGTTTTGGGCGCTGGCACCGTGGGCGAGTACGCCGCAAGGGCAGCACTGGGCCTGGGAGCATCGGTCAAAGTGTTCGACAATTCCGTTTACCGGTTACGCAGGATACAGAATGATCTTTCGACCCGGATCTTTACCTCGATCCTTCAACCGGGCATCCTGCTGAGTTCGTTGAAACGGGCCGACATTGTCATCGGTGCCATGCATTCCCCCGAGGGAAGGGCCCCCATCGTCGTGTCTGAAGACATGGTGCAAAAAATGAAAAGAGGGGCTGTCATTGTCGATGTGAGCATCGACCAGGGTGGATGTGTCGAAACCTCACGCGTCACCTCACATAACGAACCGGTCTTCAGAAAACATGACATCACACACTATTGCGTTCCCAACATAGCTTCCAGCGTTCCTCATACGGCATCGTACGCTCTCAGCAACTATTTTGCGCCAACTCTGCTGCGCCTGGGTGAAGCGGGAAATATCGTAAATTTGCTGAAAGCAGATAAGGATTTCAGGCAGGGTGTGTACCTCATTGGGGGAACCCTCACAAAAAGTATCATCAGTGATCAGTTTCATTTGCCATTTCAGGATATTGATCTGTTGATGGCAGCATTTCATTAA